One window from the genome of Micromonospora aurantiaca ATCC 27029 encodes:
- a CDS encoding VOC family protein: MAARQLKIGLRVRDLDRSHRLYLRLGFKEIPQTDQTNLRYLTFGHTWLILSDLHRHGHHNAEREREVKAGPPGLGVVLTVPTADLDATYALWRDEGLPVTLEPEDVGWARIFYGLDPDGYEVMCEQFHPVTGA, translated from the coding sequence ATGGCCGCCAGACAGCTCAAGATCGGGCTCCGGGTCCGCGACCTGGACCGCTCCCACCGGCTCTACCTGCGACTCGGCTTCAAGGAGATCCCGCAGACCGACCAGACGAACCTGCGTTACCTCACGTTCGGCCACACCTGGCTGATCCTGTCCGACCTGCACCGCCACGGGCACCACAACGCGGAGCGGGAACGCGAGGTCAAGGCCGGGCCGCCGGGGCTCGGTGTCGTCCTCACCGTGCCCACCGCCGACCTGGACGCCACGTACGCGCTGTGGCGCGACGAAGGGCTGCCGGTGACGCTGGAGCCGGAGGACGTGGGATGGGCGCGGATCTTCTACGGGCTCGACCCGGACGGCTACGAGGTCATGTGCGAGCAGTTCCACCCCGTCACGGGCGCCTGA
- a CDS encoding inositol monophosphatase family protein, producing MDVEPSRGGPDLRDAHRFAVEAAQAAGRLLRRGTRGEVHARAKNDTGDLVTDLDLAAERLIVDRIRARWPEHGVIAEEGGEYAPDTAWAWLVDPLDGTNNVAIGLPAYVVGIALCDNGSPVLGVVHDPVAGRTWSAVRGRGAFVHASGPAARPLRAAQRPVPSAPVLAWTQGHEVRRDDSTARALKVVLDTSARRVLQLWAPLLSWVMLARGDIDGIVGYRPEAVDLPAGMLLAVEAGMAVRALDGGTFDDRYGCPADRRSFVAGPPETIDRLVKLVTAAQWIEPQVRRLTPVGLGSVGW from the coding sequence ATGGACGTGGAGCCGAGCAGAGGCGGGCCCGACCTGCGCGACGCGCACCGGTTCGCGGTGGAGGCAGCGCAGGCGGCGGGCCGCCTGCTGCGCCGGGGCACCCGGGGGGAGGTGCACGCCCGGGCCAAGAACGACACCGGTGACCTGGTGACCGACCTCGACCTGGCCGCCGAGCGGCTGATCGTCGACCGGATCCGGGCCCGCTGGCCGGAGCACGGCGTGATCGCCGAGGAGGGCGGCGAGTACGCCCCGGACACCGCGTGGGCGTGGCTCGTCGACCCGCTGGACGGCACCAACAACGTGGCGATCGGGCTGCCCGCGTACGTGGTCGGCATCGCCCTGTGCGACAACGGCTCGCCGGTGCTCGGCGTGGTGCACGACCCGGTCGCGGGCCGGACCTGGTCGGCGGTGCGCGGCCGGGGCGCGTTCGTGCACGCGTCCGGCCCGGCCGCGCGGCCGCTGCGGGCCGCGCAGCGCCCGGTGCCGTCCGCGCCGGTGCTGGCCTGGACCCAGGGGCACGAGGTACGCCGCGACGACAGCACCGCCCGGGCGTTGAAGGTGGTGCTGGACACCAGCGCGCGCCGGGTGCTGCAACTGTGGGCGCCGTTGCTGTCCTGGGTGATGCTGGCCCGCGGCGACATCGACGGCATCGTCGGCTACCGTCCCGAGGCGGTCGACCTGCCGGCCGGGATGCTGCTCGCCGTCGAGGCCGGCATGGCGGTCCGCGCGCTCGACGGCGGCACTTTCGACGACCGGTACGGCTGCCCCGCCGACCGGCGCAGCTTCGTGGCCGGGCCGCCGGAGACCATCGACCGGCTGGTCAAACTGGTCACCGCGGCACAGTGGATCGAGCCGCAGGTCCGCCGCCTCACCCCGGTCGGTCTCGGCTCGGTCGGCTGGTGA
- a CDS encoding methyltransferase domain-containing protein: MAEPPTGTSSHRAQAHGRHANHRRYHDGAEVDGYVDDPYHRVRRAVAARLMAEGVTRRGPVLELGCGPRGMLDPAALPGPVVLADTAETALRTARAAARGRALPVCLDATRGLPFRAGSFAGLLAGELIEHVYDPLALLRECHRVLAPDGLLVLTTPNLAPVQDRLAFLAGRAPRQVDPLHPYLWLHIRPFTASLLRRTLRRAGFTPVALRSNEVGWRLPGGRWVASRRLARAAPGLGGSLICAARRHGAPPPQQNRA, from the coding sequence ATGGCCGAGCCGCCGACCGGGACGTCGTCGCACCGCGCGCAGGCGCACGGCAGGCACGCCAACCACCGCCGCTACCACGACGGCGCCGAGGTCGACGGGTACGTCGACGACCCGTACCACCGGGTGCGCCGCGCGGTCGCGGCCCGGCTGATGGCCGAGGGGGTGACCCGACGCGGGCCGGTGCTGGAACTGGGCTGCGGACCGCGCGGCATGCTCGACCCGGCCGCGCTGCCCGGCCCGGTGGTGCTCGCCGACACGGCCGAGACGGCGCTGCGCACGGCCCGCGCCGCGGCCCGCGGGCGGGCGCTGCCGGTCTGCCTGGACGCCACCCGCGGGCTGCCGTTCCGGGCGGGCAGCTTCGCCGGGCTGCTCGCCGGCGAGCTGATCGAGCACGTGTACGACCCGCTGGCGCTGCTGCGGGAGTGCCACCGGGTGCTGGCGCCCGACGGCCTGCTGGTGCTCACCACGCCGAACCTGGCGCCGGTGCAGGACCGGCTGGCGTTCCTCGCCGGGCGGGCGCCACGTCAGGTCGATCCGCTGCACCCGTACCTGTGGCTGCACATCCGCCCGTTCACCGCCTCGCTGCTGCGCCGGACGCTGCGCCGGGCCGGGTTCACGCCGGTGGCGCTGCGGTCCAACGAGGTCGGCTGGCGGTTGCCGGGCGGCCGGTGGGTGGCCTCGCGGCGGCTGGCCCGCGCCGCACCGGGGCTCGGCGGTTCGCTGATCTGCGCCGCCCGCCGGCACGGCGCACCGCCACCACAGCAGAACAGGGCGTGA